GGGCACAGCCCGGCGGGGTCCGGGGCGCAGCCCGGCGGGGTCCGGGGCGCAGCCCGGCGGGGTCCGGGGCGCAGCCCGGCGGGGTCCGGGGCGCAGCCCGGCGGGGTCCGGGGCGCAGCCCGGCGGGGTCCGGGGCGCAGCCCGGCGGGGTCCGGCGGGGTCCGGGGCACAGCCCCGAGGAGCCAGGGCGCAGCCCGAGGCTCCTACGGGTCCGGGCAGAGCCCGGTGAACGGAGGAAGGGCGGGGTCGGGGACAAACCCACCCAGCGGCACACCCCACCACACCCGGCGGCCCAAACCCCCACCCCGGACACGCGCCCGGACCGGACACGCGCCCGGACCGGACGCGCGCCCGGACCGGACACACACCCGCGGTCCGGGTCCGAGCCCCGCACCCGGGTCCGCACCCGGGTCCGCACCCGGGTCCGCACCCAGGTCCGCACCCAGGTCCGCACCCGGGTGCCGCACCCAGGATCCGGACCCGCGGCCCGCACCCGAAGCGCACCCGAAGCGCACCCGAGGCCCGAAGCCCGGGGCCCTCGGCCCGAGGCCCACGCCCCAGACCCCGCGCGACCTACCTCAGATCAACCCCTGCGCCAGCATCGCGTCCGCCACCCGCTCGAACCCCGCGATGTTCGCGCCGGTCACATAGTCCCCGGCGGAGCCGTACCGCTCGGCGGTCGCGTACGACACCGCGTGGATGTCCCGCATGATCCCCGCCAGCTCCGCCTCGACCCGCTCCGCGCTCCACGCCACGCGCCCCGCGTTCTGCGCCATCTCCAGCGCGCTCACCGCGACCCCGCCCGCGTTCGCCGCCTTGCCGGGCCCGAAGGCCACCCCGGCCGCCTGCAGCAGGTGCACCGCCTCCGGCGTGGTCGGCATGTTGGCGCCCTCCGACACCGCCCTGACCCCGTTCGCGATCAGGGTCCGCGCATCGGCCGCGGTCAGCTCGTTCTGCGTCGCCGACGGGAAGGCGACCTCCGCCGCGACGTCCCACACCCGCCCGCCCGGCACGAACCGCGCCGACGGCCCGCGCCGCTGCGCGTAGTCGCTCACGCGCCCGCGCTCGACCTCCTTGATCTGCTTCAGCAGCGCGAGGTCGATGCCCTTCTCGTCAACGACGTACCCCTGGGAGTCGGACGCGGTCAGCGGGTTCGCGCCGAGCTGCTGCAGCTTCTCGATCGTGTAGATCGCGACGTTGCCGGACCCCGACACGACGGCCGTCAGCCCGTCGAGCGACAGCCCCTGCACGGCCAGCATCTCGGCGGCGAACAGCACGCTGCCGTAGCCGGTGGCCTCCGGACGGATCAGCGATCCGCCCCAGCCCTGGCCCTTGCCGGTCAGGACGCCGGCCTCCCAGCGGTTGGTGATGCGCCGGTACTGGCCGAAGAGGTAGCCGATCTCGCGGCCGCCGACGCCGATGTCGCCCGCCGGGACATCGGTGTGCTCACCGATGTGACGGTAGAGCTCGGTCATGAAGGACTGGCAGAAGCGCATGACCTCGGCGTCGGACTTGCCGTGCGGGTCGAAGTCGCTGCCGCCCTTGCCGCCGCCGATGCCGAGCCCCGTCAGCGCGTTCTTGAAGATCTGCTCGAAGCCGAGGAACTTCACCACGCCGATGTCCACGGACGGGTGGAAGCGCAGGCCGCCCTTGTACGGGCCGAGCGCGCTGTTGAATTCGACGCGATAGCCGCGGTTGACGTGGACGCGACCACGGTCGTCCTGCCACGGCACCCGGAAGATGATCTGCCGCTCCGGCTCGGTGAGCCGCTCCAGCAGGGCCACGCCCGGCTCCGCGTACTCGGGGCGCGCCGCGAAGACGGGGGCCAGGGTGTCCAGGACCTCCCGTACGGCCTGGTGGAACTCGGGCTGGGCCGGGTTGCGGCGCTCGATGTCGGCGCGCAGCGCGTCCAGCCGGCCCTGCGGGTCCTTGGGGTCCGTCACGGTCTGTTCCTCCTGGTATCGATGCCGGGACCGGCTCCGAGATGCGGCCCGAAGCTCCGGACACACTTCCGCATGGCGGAAATAATTATCCGAACGCGGTCCCAATCGGAGAGTACCGCGCCTCCGCGCACCAGGGCCACGAGC
This Streptomyces sp. NBC_00435 DNA region includes the following protein-coding sequences:
- the gdhA gene encoding NADP-specific glutamate dehydrogenase; translation: MTDPKDPQGRLDALRADIERRNPAQPEFHQAVREVLDTLAPVFAARPEYAEPGVALLERLTEPERQIIFRVPWQDDRGRVHVNRGYRVEFNSALGPYKGGLRFHPSVDIGVVKFLGFEQIFKNALTGLGIGGGKGGSDFDPHGKSDAEVMRFCQSFMTELYRHIGEHTDVPAGDIGVGGREIGYLFGQYRRITNRWEAGVLTGKGQGWGGSLIRPEATGYGSVLFAAEMLAVQGLSLDGLTAVVSGSGNVAIYTIEKLQQLGANPLTASDSQGYVVDEKGIDLALLKQIKEVERGRVSDYAQRRGPSARFVPGGRVWDVAAEVAFPSATQNELTAADARTLIANGVRAVSEGANMPTTPEAVHLLQAAGVAFGPGKAANAGGVAVSALEMAQNAGRVAWSAERVEAELAGIMRDIHAVSYATAERYGSAGDYVTGANIAGFERVADAMLAQGLI